In Alteromonas sp. V450, the following proteins share a genomic window:
- a CDS encoding metallophosphoesterase has translation MITLIQLSDCHLLKDKDKTGYAGIAPYCSLARVLSDIQNYVVQDVANEPQQRAKHQVVVLVTGDISGDNSPESYQYFVALMEQYITPTNIEWFVLAGNHDNNPYFETYVGSRHLLCNDSLILCNWQIHGMDTRATSNMHTAAGEVKESDIQALEQSLTTSPQTNHLVALHHHILPSNSWMDKHFLTNAERLVSLADDHPQLRAFVHGHVHSPLRQYVGKHQTPSYGTPSTCWQWEMQHEFGVSSDAPGYQVFKLNDDGSMDVRVIRV, from the coding sequence GTGATAACACTCATTCAGCTAAGTGATTGCCACTTATTAAAAGACAAAGATAAGACGGGATATGCGGGCATCGCGCCTTATTGCTCATTAGCACGCGTGCTTTCAGATATCCAAAATTACGTTGTTCAAGACGTTGCCAATGAGCCCCAGCAGAGAGCAAAGCACCAAGTAGTCGTGCTGGTTACTGGGGATATTAGTGGCGATAATTCCCCTGAGAGCTATCAGTATTTTGTTGCATTGATGGAGCAATATATTACGCCAACAAATATAGAATGGTTTGTGCTGGCGGGAAACCATGACAACAACCCGTACTTCGAAACGTACGTTGGCAGTCGGCACTTACTATGCAATGACTCGTTAATCTTATGCAATTGGCAAATACACGGCATGGATACCCGCGCTACAAGTAATATGCATACGGCAGCGGGGGAAGTAAAAGAAAGCGATATACAGGCGCTAGAGCAATCGTTAACTACGTCACCGCAGACAAATCATCTTGTTGCGCTTCATCATCACATATTGCCGTCAAACAGTTGGATGGATAAGCACTTTCTCACTAATGCTGAGCGTCTTGTATCGTTAGCAGATGATCACCCACAGCTAAGAGCGTTTGTGCATGGTCATGTGCATTCGCCATTGCGACAGTATGTAGGAAAGCATCAAACCCCATCCTATGGAACTCCCTCCACCTGCTGGCAATGGGAAATGCAACATGAATTTGGGGTGAGTTCAGACGCACCGGGCTATCAAGTTTTCAAATTGAACGACGACGGCTCGA